The sequence TGGCCGGATCATCACCATCAGGCCCAGTTCAACGGCTTCGCGCACTGCCCGGATCATGCCCAGAGAGGGGGTGGTGCCCCCTTCCAGCAGGTTGTCGCACAGCTCCACCCGCTGCGCCCCCCCGGCTGCAGCCGCCCGAGCCGACGCCACGGAATCCAGACAGACTTCGATTTGCAATGTCATGCACCCTGCTCCTGTATCTTTGCCATTCGCAAAGGCCACAGTCTGCGCCAGACCGCAGGCCCACCTGAACTGAATTCACGGCCCGTCGTACGGCGTGTTGCAACAGGGCGACACTGGTCTCAAACGCCCGCCTGCTGCAGGCGACCATGCCGTTGCCAGCACGACCGCCTGCCCTGCTTAGCGCACCACCGATACCGGCTTCCACTGTCCGGACTGGTATTGCTTGACGGTAACTGCGGCGTGTTTGATATCCCCGTTCGGATCAAACTCCACCGGGCCGATCACACCACTCATCTTCAGCTTGGCCAGGAAAGGCAGATAACGTGCAGGCTCCGTGGAGTCTGCCGCCTTCATGGCGTGTGCCAATGCCATGACCGCATCGTAGGCATACGGCGCATAAATATTGACCTCCACGCCGAAACGGGCCTTGAAGCGCTTGTAGAAATCCGCGCCTTTGCTCATCTTGTCCGCCGGCAGCCCCGCCTCGGTACAGTACACCCGGCTGTCCAGCACATTGCCGGACAGCTCGATCATGTCGCTGGAGCAGGCACCATCCCCCAGCACCAGATTGGCCTTCATCCCCAGGCGACGCATTTGCTGCAGCAAGGGTGCCGCCGTCGCATCCATGCCACCGTAGACGATGACATCCGGGTTCTTGCTGCGGATGGCGGTTAATACAGCCATCCAGTCTGTCGTCTTTTCCGTGCCATACTCCCGTGCCACCACGCTGGCAGGCGAACCTTGCAGCGACTTCTCCACCTCGGCCACCAGACCCTGCCCATAGGCAGAACGGTCGTCAATCAAGGCAAAGCGTTTGCCCTTGAGCGTCTGGAACGAAAAACGCCCCATCGCGCCACCCTGCTGCTCATCATTGGCGACCAGACGGAAGGTGGTTTTGAAACCTTGCCGGGTGTACTTGGGGTTGGTGGCGGAGGGGCTGATCTGCGGAATGCCCGCATCCGAATAGATGCGGGATGCCGGAATGCTGGCGCCAGAGGTTTCGTGCCCGACGACCCCATTCACCTTCATGTCGACCAGCTTTTGCGCCACGATGGTGGCGGTGCGCGGGTCGGCCACATCGTCCTCCGACACCAGCTCCCAGCGTACCGGCTGCCCGCCAATACGCCACCCCATCTTGTTGAGGTCTTCAATCGCCAGGCGGGCACCATTGTCGATGTCTTTGCCTGCCCGTGAAATCGGGCCGGTCAAGGGCGAGGCCTGGCCAATCCGGACCAGGGTGTCTGCACTGACGGCCGGCATTCCGGCCAGCAACAGTACGCCCAAAGCCGTCTGCGTGATCTTGCGGTTCATGTGTGTCTCCTTCTCCGTGGTTTACAGGTTGATCCTGCTTGTTTATGCGACTGCGGTCCGCTGCTGCTGCCGTTCTCGGCAGGCCGCACCAAACGTGGTAAAGATGTGGGTGGACAAGGCATCCTGGCCCACCAGGGCTTCCGGGTGCCATTGCACCGCCAGATTGAAACCGGGGGCCGAGGCATCACAAAAGGCCTCAATCAGCCCATCCGGCGCCACCGCTTCCACCGTCAGCCCGGCTCCCAGCACGGCCACACCCTGTTCATGCAGGGAATTCACGCGGACCTCGTCCACGGCACACCCGCGCTGCAATATTCCGCCTTGCCGCAAGCGCACCGAGTGACTGAGGGCATACCAATCGGCCAACGGCCGGCTGTGATCCCCCTCGCGGTGGTCCAGCGCGCCCGGCTGCTCATGCACCGCCGGATGCAGCGTGCCGCCATAGGCCACATTCATTTCCTGAAAGCCGCGGCAAATGGCCAGCAGCGGGATGCCGCGCGCAATGATGCGGGGAATCAACCGCAGTACTGCCTGATCCCGCTCCTCATCCTCCAGGGTGCCTGCCGGGGCGGGGGCCGCCCCATAACAAGCAGGGGCCACGTTTGAGGCACTGCCGGTCAGAACCACGCCGTCCACTTCCTCCAGCAGGCACGCATCCAGCCCTTCCGGCATGCCAACCGGCCACAGCCAGGGCAAGCCTTCGGCAAACTGCTGCACCGCACGCACATAGCTGTGCGACACCGAGTTGGCGGCATGGTGGCGATAGACGATCCGG is a genomic window of Leeia aquatica containing:
- a CDS encoding branched-chain amino acid ABC transporter substrate-binding protein gives rise to the protein MNRKITQTALGVLLLAGMPAVSADTLVRIGQASPLTGPISRAGKDIDNGARLAIEDLNKMGWRIGGQPVRWELVSEDDVADPRTATIVAQKLVDMKVNGVVGHETSGASIPASRIYSDAGIPQISPSATNPKYTRQGFKTTFRLVANDEQQGGAMGRFSFQTLKGKRFALIDDRSAYGQGLVAEVEKSLQGSPASVVAREYGTEKTTDWMAVLTAIRSKNPDVIVYGGMDATAAPLLQQMRRLGMKANLVLGDGACSSDMIELSGNVLDSRVYCTEAGLPADKMSKGADFYKRFKARFGVEVNIYAPYAYDAVMALAHAMKAADSTEPARYLPFLAKLKMSGVIGPVEFDPNGDIKHAAVTVKQYQSGQWKPVSVVR
- a CDS encoding gamma-glutamyl-gamma-aminobutyrate hydrolase family protein; the encoded protein is MPTALPRIAICSDRIVYRHHAANSVSHSYVRAVQQFAEGLPWLWPVGMPEGLDACLLEEVDGVVLTGSASNVAPACYGAAPAPAGTLEDEERDQAVLRLIPRIIARGIPLLAICRGFQEMNVAYGGTLHPAVHEQPGALDHREGDHSRPLADWYALSHSVRLRQGGILQRGCAVDEVRVNSLHEQGVAVLGAGLTVEAVAPDGLIEAFCDASAPGFNLAVQWHPEALVGQDALSTHIFTTFGAACRERQQQRTAVA